In Treponema denticola, one genomic interval encodes:
- a CDS encoding TldD/PmbA family protein, translating to MKMSFKEYFESIADFMLSELLEGEKISISFSGEKSYFMRFSKAKVRQNGMVDQGYFSCTFWKKNRTHNFSFGIQMSMEKDKRMAAEALQEARDSIMLLPEDKYQSIPEASQTSSAIYTGKLLPEDKIPETILSPVKDLDFAGLYSQGVICKGVITSAGASHWFQTETFVLDYSVWLENGRGIKSLYSGTEWSDAQYKLKIEQARKGLEVLHTPQKKLAPGKYKAFISADALLDVTDFFSWNGFSERSMQQGSSAYLALKEGREHFSDKFNLTQDFSLGLEPAFNSNGELAPEKLSIIEKGKLKNTLVSLRTETQYGVKSNGAPLSESMRSIVIGAGNLNEADAVKELGTGIYISNFNYLNWSDTSSARVTGMTRFACLWVEDGKIVAPIADMRWDESLYNMFGENLLAVTKESRIFANTGTYGRRSTGGASLPGILVKDFNCTL from the coding sequence ATGAAAATGAGTTTTAAAGAATATTTTGAATCGATTGCCGATTTTATGCTTTCTGAACTGCTTGAGGGAGAAAAAATTTCGATTTCTTTTTCGGGCGAAAAAAGCTATTTTATGCGCTTTAGCAAGGCTAAGGTACGCCAAAACGGAATGGTTGATCAAGGTTATTTTTCTTGTACTTTTTGGAAAAAGAACCGCACCCATAATTTCAGTTTCGGTATTCAGATGAGTATGGAAAAAGATAAGAGGATGGCTGCAGAGGCTCTTCAAGAAGCTAGAGACTCTATAATGCTTCTGCCCGAAGACAAGTACCAGTCAATTCCCGAAGCCTCGCAAACCTCTTCGGCAATATATACGGGAAAACTTTTGCCCGAAGATAAGATACCCGAAACTATTTTATCTCCCGTTAAAGACCTTGACTTTGCAGGTCTTTATTCTCAGGGCGTTATTTGTAAGGGTGTTATAACTTCTGCAGGGGCAAGTCACTGGTTTCAAACAGAAACCTTTGTTTTGGATTATTCGGTTTGGCTCGAAAACGGCCGCGGTATAAAATCTCTTTATTCGGGAACTGAATGGAGTGATGCTCAATATAAGCTAAAGATAGAGCAAGCTCGAAAGGGCTTGGAGGTTTTACACACGCCTCAAAAAAAATTAGCCCCCGGAAAATACAAAGCATTTATAAGTGCCGATGCTCTTCTTGATGTAACGGACTTTTTTTCGTGGAACGGTTTTAGCGAAAGGAGTATGCAGCAAGGCTCCAGTGCTTACCTTGCCTTAAAAGAGGGAAGAGAGCATTTTTCCGATAAGTTTAATTTGACTCAGGACTTTTCGCTTGGGCTTGAACCTGCCTTTAACTCAAATGGAGAGCTTGCTCCCGAAAAATTAAGCATAATCGAAAAAGGTAAGCTTAAAAATACCTTGGTCAGTTTAAGAACCGAAACCCAGTACGGGGTAAAGTCCAACGGTGCTCCTTTAAGCGAAAGCATGCGTTCAATAGTTATCGGAGCGGGAAACTTAAACGAAGCTGATGCCGTAAAAGAGCTGGGTACGGGTATTTATATTTCAAACTTTAACTACCTAAACTGGAGCGATACCTCATCGGCCCGCGTTACGGGAATGACCCGCTTTGCCTGCCTTTGGGTAGAAGACGGAAAAATCGTTGCCCCCATTGCCGATATGCGTTGGGACGAATCCTTGTACAATATGTTCGGGGAAAACCTTTTAGCCGTAACAAAGGAAAGCCGCATCTTTGCCAACACCGGCACTTACGGCAGAAGAAGCACAGGAGGAGCTTCGCTTCCCGGCATCTTGGTAAAGGATTTTAACTGCACGCTCTAA
- a CDS encoding TldD/PmbA family protein has product MIYTSESLLEAAKNAVPKAELVTLRIHRTRETSFEAQDGAFESSGYGLDQGFMVEVLYKGHIAYGATQNMTPQGAAEAACQAFNAAQTASAFKIADFDKNVRPDTELKYETLRGKKTRPSKTEIFDYLFEICNILKVSDEVIDTHAYVNLGEEMIELLSSGGAKILQDFYTIGSSFGAAARRGDIIQRRTYNGSGARTFQGGYEFLNFAKSKVEAKRVGNEVIELLGAESCPSDRRTLVLMPDQMLLQIHESVGHPLEIDRILGDERNFAGGSFIKPEDIGSFQYGSKLMNICYDPTIPYQLATFAADQTGAQAKKTFIIKDGILVCALGSLESAVRLYAGKPVPPDKMVANQRATSWNRPPIDRMANLNLEPGTSSFDQIISSIEKGIIMTSNRSWSIDDYRNKFQFGCEYGQLIENGKITKTVRDPNYRGVSQNFCRNLCAVGDKSTFHVYGTPNCGKGEPNQVISVGHASPVCAFSDVEVFGGGK; this is encoded by the coding sequence ATGATTTATACATCGGAAAGTCTGCTTGAAGCTGCAAAAAACGCCGTTCCTAAGGCGGAGCTTGTAACTTTACGCATTCACCGCACAAGGGAAACTTCTTTTGAGGCTCAAGATGGAGCTTTTGAATCTTCCGGTTATGGGCTTGATCAGGGTTTTATGGTTGAAGTCTTGTATAAGGGGCATATTGCTTATGGGGCAACTCAAAACATGACGCCTCAAGGAGCTGCCGAAGCTGCCTGTCAAGCCTTTAATGCCGCTCAAACCGCTTCGGCCTTTAAGATTGCCGATTTTGACAAAAATGTCAGGCCGGATACGGAATTAAAATACGAGACTCTTAGGGGTAAAAAGACCCGCCCTTCCAAAACGGAAATTTTCGATTATCTTTTTGAGATATGCAATATTTTAAAAGTCTCTGATGAAGTTATTGACACTCATGCTTATGTAAATTTAGGCGAAGAGATGATAGAGCTTTTAAGCTCAGGCGGGGCAAAAATCTTACAAGATTTTTACACAATAGGTTCAAGTTTCGGTGCCGCTGCCCGCCGAGGCGACATAATTCAAAGACGGACTTATAATGGCTCAGGTGCCCGTACCTTTCAGGGAGGCTATGAGTTTTTAAACTTTGCCAAATCCAAGGTAGAAGCCAAACGGGTAGGGAATGAAGTAATAGAGCTCTTGGGAGCCGAGTCCTGTCCTTCCGACAGGCGCACCCTCGTTCTTATGCCCGACCAAATGCTTTTACAAATTCACGAAAGCGTCGGCCACCCCTTGGAAATTGACCGCATTTTAGGTGATGAAAGAAACTTTGCAGGCGGCAGTTTTATAAAGCCTGAAGATATAGGAAGCTTCCAATACGGCTCAAAGCTTATGAATATCTGCTACGATCCTACGATTCCATATCAGCTTGCCACATTTGCCGCCGACCAAACAGGGGCTCAGGCAAAGAAAACATTTATAATCAAGGACGGAATCTTAGTTTGCGCCTTGGGAAGCCTTGAAAGTGCAGTCCGCCTCTATGCAGGCAAACCCGTTCCGCCGGACAAGATGGTCGCAAACCAAAGAGCAACCTCGTGGAATCGTCCGCCGATAGACAGAATGGCAAACCTAAACCTTGAACCGGGAACCAGCAGCTTTGATCAAATAATTTCTTCAATCGAAAAAGGAATTATTATGACATCTAACCGCTCATGGTCGATAGACGATTACCGCAATAAATTTCAATTCGGATGCGAATACGGCCAATTAATCGAAAACGGAAAAATTACGAAAACCGTACGCGACCCGAACTACCGAGGTGTATCTCAAAACTTTTGTCGAAACCTCTGTGCCGTAGGCGACAAATCCACATTCCATGTTTACGGAACGCCTAACTGCGGTAAGGGAGAACCGAATCAGGTTATCAGTGTAGGACACGCAAGTCCTGTATGCGCATTTTCTGATGTAGAAGTTTTTGGAGGCGGAAAATGA
- the purF gene encoding amidophosphoribosyltransferase: protein MSKDDIFKSSLGEECGIAAVWDSNSYKTENPERLPFRPDDAARSVFYALFSLQHRGQEAAGMAVSNGKHIRVFKKPGLVSNIFTEHDISNLQGYAAIGHTRYSTTGSSSFGNIQPFYIETMHGPIALAHNGNLVNAPHLRKTLLERGVGLSSTSDTEVMIMMLAAAKGDSWAERIASCMREWEGAFSIAVLTVEGIYIARDPWGFRPLCAGSFQDGVSVAASESCALLTLGCKDVTEVKAGEILKLVDNGAELCMRIPPKEPLSPCIFEYVYFARPDSVWNNASVHVSRVNFGKELAKSSPVEADIVIAIPDSSRSAAIGYSQESGIPYDEGFSKNRYIGRTFIQPTQKLRDQGVAMKFNVLSEAVQGKRIVVVDDSIVRGSTMGPLIKMLRGAGAKEVHIRISSPPVRYSCFMGVDMGDPENLIAHKKSVEEIREHIGADSLVYLSQESMLKAMKDAGANTRFCCACFDGKYPVDVSGAADKNSFE from the coding sequence ATGAGCAAGGATGATATTTTTAAATCGAGTTTGGGGGAAGAATGCGGAATTGCAGCTGTCTGGGATTCAAACTCCTATAAGACAGAAAATCCGGAAAGGCTGCCTTTCAGGCCGGATGACGCTGCCCGCTCGGTTTTTTATGCTCTTTTTTCTCTTCAACACAGGGGACAAGAGGCCGCCGGAATGGCTGTTTCAAACGGAAAACATATCCGAGTCTTCAAAAAACCGGGCCTTGTTTCCAACATTTTTACCGAACACGATATATCGAATCTCCAAGGTTATGCTGCCATCGGCCACACCCGCTACTCGACTACAGGTTCTTCTTCTTTTGGAAATATCCAGCCCTTTTATATAGAAACAATGCACGGGCCTATAGCCCTTGCTCATAACGGAAACCTTGTAAATGCCCCGCATTTAAGAAAAACACTTTTGGAAAGAGGGGTAGGGCTTTCTTCTACCTCCGATACCGAAGTTATGATTATGATGCTTGCAGCTGCCAAGGGCGATTCTTGGGCGGAGCGTATAGCTTCATGTATGCGAGAATGGGAAGGAGCTTTTTCGATTGCCGTTTTAACGGTTGAAGGCATTTACATAGCCAGAGACCCTTGGGGCTTCAGGCCTCTTTGTGCCGGAAGTTTTCAGGACGGAGTATCGGTTGCGGCAAGCGAATCTTGTGCTCTTTTAACGCTGGGCTGTAAGGATGTTACTGAGGTAAAAGCCGGTGAGATTCTAAAACTTGTCGATAACGGAGCCGAGCTTTGTATGCGTATTCCGCCTAAGGAGCCTCTTTCCCCATGTATTTTTGAGTATGTCTATTTTGCCCGCCCCGACTCGGTTTGGAACAATGCTTCGGTTCATGTATCCCGTGTAAATTTCGGAAAGGAGCTTGCAAAGAGCTCTCCCGTTGAGGCCGATATAGTTATAGCCATTCCCGACTCGTCCCGTTCGGCAGCCATAGGCTACTCTCAAGAATCGGGTATTCCCTATGATGAAGGCTTTTCAAAAAACCGCTACATAGGACGCACCTTTATTCAGCCTACCCAAAAATTGCGTGACCAAGGTGTTGCGATGAAGTTCAATGTTCTTTCCGAAGCTGTCCAAGGAAAACGCATTGTTGTGGTAGATGACAGCATCGTCAGAGGAAGCACCATGGGGCCCTTAATCAAAATGCTTAGGGGAGCGGGTGCAAAAGAAGTACACATCAGAATATCTTCTCCTCCGGTACGATACTCCTGCTTTATGGGTGTAGATATGGGAGACCCCGAAAACCTCATCGCTCACAAAAAATCGGTTGAAGAAATCAGGGAACACATCGGTGCAGACTCCTTAGTTTATCTATCCCAAGAAAGTATGCTCAAAGCGATGAAGGATGCCGGAGCAAACACCCGCTTTTGCTGTGCCTGCTTTGACGGTAAATACCCCGTCGATGTCAGCGGCGCCGCCGATAAAAACAGCTTTGAGTAA